One window from the genome of Nitrososphaerota archaeon encodes:
- a CDS encoding electron transfer flavoprotein subunit alpha/FixB family protein gives MMAQAPAASKIDDWKGIFVYAETKGGKPRDASLELLAAAYRLKELLQEDITAVMLGSDVSEFGKILTAYGAEKVIVAEHDLLGHYTSDAYTKVLAKIVLDYKPSVVLFPATPNCRDLASKMAARLKTGLAADCTDLKVNESKQLIQIRPDFGGKDLSEILTKTRPQMVTVRPGAFKKLEPRSSKTKVQKVKVELKPDDIRTKILNVEKARVEGSDDLVKSPIVASAGMGFGSRENMQIFEEFVKTIGASSGASRPVVERGWLARDRQVGQSGKTVSPKLYFAIGISGSVQHRVGMENSEFIVAINNDPNAPIFKFCNFGIVGDLFKVLPLITEEVKRIKGNSATARV, from the coding sequence ATGATGGCTCAAGCACCTGCAGCTTCAAAGATCGATGACTGGAAAGGCATCTTCGTATATGCTGAAACAAAGGGTGGAAAGCCTAGAGATGCAAGCCTCGAACTTTTGGCTGCTGCCTACCGATTGAAGGAATTGTTGCAGGAGGATATCACGGCGGTAATGCTAGGGAGTGATGTATCTGAGTTCGGGAAGATTCTGACAGCATATGGGGCGGAGAAGGTCATAGTGGCAGAGCATGATCTTCTTGGGCATTATACTTCAGATGCATACACCAAGGTTCTAGCTAAGATAGTCTTGGATTACAAACCGTCCGTAGTTCTCTTCCCCGCGACTCCGAACTGCAGAGATTTAGCTTCTAAGATGGCTGCTAGGCTGAAGACAGGCCTTGCTGCTGACTGCACGGACCTGAAAGTGAATGAAAGTAAACAGCTGATTCAAATAAGACCAGATTTCGGCGGCAAAGACCTCTCCGAAATACTGACAAAGACAAGGCCACAGATGGTCACTGTAAGGCCGGGTGCGTTCAAAAAGCTCGAGCCCAGAAGTTCAAAAACAAAGGTGCAGAAGGTCAAGGTGGAACTCAAACCTGATGACATACGTACGAAAATTTTGAATGTTGAGAAGGCTAGGGTTGAAGGCTCAGACGATCTTGTAAAGTCTCCAATAGTTGCATCTGCAGGGATGGGTTTCGGGAGCAGAGAGAATATGCAGATATTCGAGGAATTTGTGAAGACCATCGGAGCCTCGTCAGGTGCTTCTAGGCCCGTAGTTGAAAGAGGCTGGCTGGCTAGAGATAGGCAGGTAGGACAGAGTGGGAAGACCGTGTCTCCAAAGCTCTATTTTGCGATAGGGATTTCAGGATCGGTTCAACATAGAGTAGGGATGGAGAATTCGGAGTTCATAGTTGCAATAAACAACGATCCAAACGCACCAATCTTCAAGTTCTGCAACTTTGGTATTGTCGGTGATTTGTTTAAGGTTCTGCCTCTAATTACAGAAGAAGTCAAGAGAATTAAAGGAAATTCTGCTACAGCTAGAGTGTGA
- a CDS encoding acetoin utilization protein AcuC, with protein sequence MQKFALFYGEALRKYAFPAGHPFRVERVEKFWELANQEGIAKSEKVQVCEPVLASETDVLSFHIPEYVEFVKKASQVGSGYLDRGDTPAFKGVFEASLYVVGTTLRALDMVMSDRTSNAFNPVGGLHHAWRDKASGFCVFNDAAIAIMIAKSKYKLDRILYVDIDAHHGDGVFYEFYNDPEVWIADMHEDGRFLFPGTGFENEIGSGKASGRKMNIVMDAGAGLQEFKKAFARVMQFAKRAEPELILLQCGADGLAGDPITHLRYTPDCHKFAAENLYAMSERFCKGKVVAMGGGGYNLDNVARAWLEIVKGLAH encoded by the coding sequence ATGCAGAAATTTGCCCTCTTTTACGGAGAAGCCCTCCGCAAATACGCTTTTCCAGCAGGACATCCCTTCAGGGTAGAAAGGGTAGAAAAGTTCTGGGAGCTGGCAAACCAAGAAGGAATTGCAAAATCCGAAAAGGTGCAGGTATGTGAGCCAGTATTAGCAAGCGAAACTGACGTTTTGTCATTCCACATACCGGAATACGTGGAGTTCGTGAAGAAAGCCTCGCAAGTTGGAAGTGGCTATTTAGACAGAGGAGACACGCCAGCATTCAAAGGCGTCTTTGAAGCATCTCTCTACGTAGTAGGAACTACTCTCAGAGCTTTAGATATGGTGATGTCCGACAGAACCTCAAACGCCTTCAACCCCGTTGGAGGATTGCACCATGCTTGGAGAGACAAAGCCTCGGGTTTCTGCGTCTTCAACGATGCAGCGATAGCGATAATGATAGCCAAATCAAAGTACAAACTTGACAGAATTCTGTACGTTGACATTGACGCACATCACGGAGACGGAGTATTCTACGAATTCTACAACGATCCAGAGGTCTGGATTGCTGACATGCACGAGGACGGAAGGTTTCTATTCCCGGGAACAGGTTTCGAAAATGAAATCGGCTCTGGAAAGGCTTCTGGAAGGAAGATGAATATCGTCATGGATGCTGGTGCAGGACTTCAAGAGTTCAAAAAAGCCTTCGCAAGAGTTATGCAGTTTGCAAAAAGGGCTGAGCCAGAACTGATCCTGTTGCAGTGCGGTGCAGACGGCCTAGCAGGCGATCCTATTACTCATTTACGATATACTCCAGATTGCCATAAATTCGCAGCGGAAAATCTGTACGCTATGAGCGAAAGGTTCTGCAAAGGGAAGGTTGTTGCTATGGGAGGAGGCGGCTACAATCTGGATAACGTTGCAAGAGCTTGGCTGGAGATCGTCAAGGGGTTAGCACACTAA
- a CDS encoding FAD-dependent oxidoreductase, giving the protein MHADGEKFDAIVVGAGPAGTTAALTMAKEGMRVALLERGEYPGAKNVFGGVLYRWPLEEIVPKFWETAPLERQIVDQRFMVMSKDSGLLMSFKVDGKGKAPYNGYTAIRAKFDRWYASRAEEAGVMLATSIAVDDVIEENGKVVGIRAGQGAENELYADVVIGADGVNSSVAVKANLRSAPNPDEVAIGVKEVIELPAETIEARFNLRKGEGARMETIGCTHGKMGGGFVYTNSNSLSVGVVILLSHLMELQMKPYQLLDEFKSHSMIEPLIAGGKAKEYSAHLIPEAGYSRLPRMYGNGVMIAGDAAYLCSYPEGTNLAMASGMMVGKVALHAKKSNDFSAKSLSIYQKMLDESYVMKEMKRKSSSHKQLIQNQRLFGVYPDLVGELLADMLHIDSEPKSLKHKRAIKKFRQKVGVLRAIRDAYSVRGMAP; this is encoded by the coding sequence ATGCACGCTGACGGAGAAAAGTTCGATGCCATAGTAGTTGGTGCTGGCCCTGCTGGGACAACCGCAGCCCTCACAATGGCCAAAGAAGGAATGAGAGTAGCCCTGCTGGAGAGGGGTGAATACCCCGGGGCAAAGAACGTCTTCGGCGGTGTTCTTTATCGATGGCCTCTGGAAGAGATAGTTCCAAAGTTCTGGGAGACTGCTCCCCTAGAAAGGCAGATAGTAGATCAGCGATTCATGGTCATGTCGAAAGACTCTGGTCTCCTGATGAGCTTCAAGGTAGATGGAAAGGGCAAGGCTCCTTACAACGGCTATACAGCAATCAGGGCAAAGTTTGACCGATGGTACGCATCAAGGGCAGAAGAAGCTGGAGTCATGCTGGCAACTTCAATTGCCGTTGACGATGTCATAGAAGAAAATGGTAAAGTTGTAGGCATAAGGGCAGGGCAGGGTGCAGAAAACGAGCTCTATGCAGATGTGGTCATAGGGGCCGATGGCGTAAACTCAAGCGTAGCAGTAAAAGCAAACTTGAGAAGCGCTCCAAATCCAGACGAGGTCGCCATAGGCGTAAAAGAAGTCATCGAATTACCAGCTGAAACTATCGAGGCAAGGTTCAATCTCAGAAAAGGCGAAGGTGCCAGAATGGAGACTATAGGGTGCACGCATGGTAAGATGGGCGGCGGCTTTGTCTATACAAACTCTAACAGTCTGAGCGTTGGAGTAGTAATCCTGCTTTCACATCTTATGGAGCTGCAGATGAAACCCTACCAGCTCCTGGATGAATTCAAATCGCATTCTATGATCGAGCCTCTGATTGCTGGGGGCAAGGCCAAGGAATATTCTGCTCACCTTATACCTGAAGCTGGGTACAGCAGATTGCCAAGAATGTATGGTAATGGCGTAATGATAGCTGGTGACGCAGCATATCTGTGCTCTTATCCAGAGGGAACTAACCTCGCAATGGCCTCTGGAATGATGGTTGGCAAGGTAGCTTTACATGCGAAGAAAAGCAACGATTTTTCTGCAAAATCACTTTCAATATACCAGAAGATGCTTGACGAGAGTTATGTGATGAAGGAGATGAAGAGAAAATCAAGCTCTCACAAGCAGTTAATCCAGAATCAAAGGCTATTTGGAGTCTACCCTGACCTTGTTGGAGAGCTTTTGGCAGACATGCTACATATAGACAGCGAGCCGAAGAGTCTAAAACATAAAAGAGCGATAAAGAAATTTAGGCAGAAGGTTGGAGTATTGAGGGCTATTCGTGATGCCTATTCTGTAAGAGGGATGGCACCGTGA
- a CDS encoding malate dehydrogenase, whose translation MIAIIGSGRVGTSIALQLISRELDDITLIDIVKGLPQGEALDLGHTASEMGSDVSIHGSNDYADIKGANIVIVTAGLARKPGMSRLDLAMKNAEIIKPISLEIKRYAPDSKVIIVTNPLDVVTYVAFKITGFPKNRVFGMGGMLDLSRLKYALATRLGMSRASIRALVIGEHGENMVPLARYSSVGGIPITSLLSKNDLDEAAEDARKVAAEVIALKGATNFAPANGVAGMVESIARDRKTLVAASTYLEGEYGVNGICIGVPVILGSNGVEKIVQIELDADEKNRFMEGVKVLKEAVASITL comes from the coding sequence ATGATTGCGATTATCGGTTCAGGTAGAGTTGGCACATCAATTGCCTTGCAATTGATTAGCAGAGAACTCGATGACATTACGCTGATCGATATAGTTAAGGGCTTGCCTCAAGGGGAAGCACTTGACCTCGGTCACACGGCTTCAGAAATGGGCTCAGATGTCAGTATACATGGGTCGAACGATTACGCAGACATTAAGGGAGCCAATATCGTGATCGTTACGGCAGGGCTGGCAAGAAAGCCCGGCATGTCAAGGTTAGACCTTGCAATGAAGAATGCTGAAATCATAAAGCCAATTTCGCTGGAGATAAAGCGTTATGCACCAGATTCAAAGGTCATCATAGTAACAAACCCGCTTGATGTGGTGACTTACGTTGCATTCAAGATAACGGGCTTTCCAAAGAACAGAGTCTTTGGTATGGGAGGGATGCTAGACCTCTCCAGACTGAAATATGCTCTAGCAACGAGATTGGGGATGTCAAGGGCCTCTATTCGGGCCCTAGTCATTGGAGAGCATGGAGAGAACATGGTGCCTCTGGCTAGGTATTCCTCAGTTGGAGGAATACCAATAACATCTCTATTATCAAAAAATGATCTAGATGAAGCTGCAGAAGATGCAAGGAAGGTAGCTGCAGAAGTCATTGCGCTGAAGGGAGCTACAAACTTCGCACCTGCCAACGGCGTAGCTGGGATGGTCGAATCCATTGCAAGGGATAGGAAGACGCTTGTTGCCGCTAGCACTTACCTTGAAGGAGAGTATGGAGTTAATGGTATCTGTATAGGTGTGCCGGTGATACTTGGAAGCAACGGCGTCGAAAAGATAGTTCAGATCGAACTTGACGCAGACGAGAAGAACAGGTTCATGGAAGGCGTGAAAGTCCTCAAAGAAGCAGTCGCCAGCATCACACTCTAG
- a CDS encoding DNA-binding protein — protein MSFVQAEISKSYVAKLPYGSDLLNSIKDIVTKVKLQSASFTAIGAVRKAKLSYYDQTTKKYNSLEFNEPMEIVSCIGNVSELEGKMVVHAHLVLSDKEGRAFGGHLLEGTELFACELMMNEYKNLRIKRKYDKLTGLNLMEI, from the coding sequence ATGTCGTTTGTGCAAGCTGAAATCTCCAAATCCTATGTAGCCAAGCTTCCTTATGGATCAGACCTTCTAAATTCAATAAAAGACATCGTGACAAAAGTAAAACTTCAGTCTGCATCCTTTACTGCTATCGGGGCCGTCCGAAAAGCTAAGTTGAGCTATTATGACCAGACAACAAAGAAGTATAACTCGCTGGAGTTCAATGAACCGATGGAGATAGTTTCCTGCATAGGCAATGTTTCCGAATTAGAAGGGAAGATGGTAGTTCATGCACATCTGGTTCTGAGCGATAAGGAGGGCAGAGCGTTTGGGGGGCATTTGCTTGAAGGGACAGAGCTCTTTGCATGCGAATTGATGATGAACGAATACAAGAACCTTAGGATCAAACGCAAATATGACAAATTGACAGGCCTCAACCTTATGGAGATATGA
- a CDS encoding 4Fe-4S dicluster domain-containing protein: MKLEERLFLDRFNVHEENHLIVDTSKCTECSLKPCTFVCPVDDYNWDKGKLIISYEGCLECGACEVVCPFDKIRVTSPPAGKGVNFRFG; the protein is encoded by the coding sequence GTGAAGCTGGAAGAGAGACTGTTTCTAGACCGGTTCAACGTGCATGAAGAGAACCATCTAATCGTAGATACGAGCAAGTGTACTGAATGCAGCCTTAAGCCCTGCACCTTCGTATGCCCCGTAGATGACTACAACTGGGATAAAGGGAAGTTGATCATATCATATGAAGGGTGCTTAGAATGCGGGGCCTGCGAGGTTGTCTGCCCCTTCGACAAGATCAGGGTTACATCGCCACCAGCAGGGAAGGGCGTGAATTTTAGGTTCGGGTGA
- a CDS encoding gamma carbonic anhydrase family protein, with protein sequence MPLLAFSGKKPKVHKSAYIAKSATLIGDVTIGAKSSI encoded by the coding sequence ATGCCACTACTTGCGTTCAGCGGGAAGAAGCCAAAGGTTCACAAGAGCGCATACATCGCAAAAAGTGCTACGCTTATTGGAGATGTTACTATTGGTGCAAAGAGCAGCATCTG
- a CDS encoding electron transfer flavoprotein subunit beta/FixA family protein, whose protein sequence is MVSIVVCVKQVPDVAELRIDPITHNVIREGVPSIVNPDDRIGVEESLRIREKHGGRITILSMGPPQAKAALFECLSMGADDAILLSDRTFAAADTLATAYTLAKAIKTFRKDFDLIICGRRAIDAETGQTGIQVAEQLDIPHVAYAKSVEVFPDQKKVIVKREVESQIETVEAPTPILLGVMEGLNKPRLPTLREVIKTKKKEIRVVNAAELGGDLSLYGLKGSPTWVSKVYPPPPKPGGMIKSGDSKESVSELMNILIEKQLIKGSE, encoded by the coding sequence TTGGTCAGCATAGTAGTCTGTGTCAAGCAGGTTCCAGATGTTGCAGAGCTCAGAATTGACCCGATCACACACAACGTGATCAGGGAGGGAGTGCCCAGTATCGTAAACCCTGATGACAGAATAGGCGTTGAAGAGTCTCTCCGAATCAGGGAGAAACATGGAGGAAGAATCACGATTTTGAGCATGGGTCCCCCTCAGGCAAAAGCAGCTCTATTCGAATGCCTATCAATGGGTGCTGATGATGCGATTCTTCTCAGCGACAGAACATTTGCAGCCGCTGACACTCTTGCCACCGCTTACACTCTTGCAAAGGCGATCAAAACGTTTCGAAAAGATTTCGATCTTATAATCTGCGGGAGGAGGGCTATAGATGCAGAAACTGGGCAGACTGGGATACAAGTTGCGGAGCAGCTCGACATTCCACACGTGGCATATGCCAAAAGCGTGGAAGTCTTTCCAGATCAGAAGAAAGTCATAGTAAAAAGAGAGGTCGAAAGCCAGATCGAAACTGTTGAAGCTCCAACCCCTATTCTGCTAGGAGTCATGGAGGGTCTGAACAAGCCGAGGCTCCCCACCCTCCGAGAAGTTATCAAGACGAAGAAGAAGGAGATTCGCGTCGTGAACGCTGCAGAGCTTGGAGGGGACCTGAGCCTTTACGGGCTGAAGGGTTCTCCTACGTGGGTTTCTAAGGTGTATCCCCCTCCGCCAAAGCCCGGCGGGATGATAAAATCAGGGGATTCGAAAGAATCTGTAAGCGAACTGATGAATATCCTAATTGAAAAGCAACTAATCAAGGGTTCTGAATGA